The DNA window ttaccACTTCTTCCCCTTCCAGTACAATTGTGTCTACACCCTCACGAATCATATTAAACTGCTGCCTCATTATTTCTTCTTGAGATGCATGACAAGCCTCATCATAGGAATGTGTGAGGGGATCACTAGGACGTATCCCTGAGGGTTCTAACTGAGACATCCGTAAATGAGGAGGGTCGACTATTCCATGACCAACAGTGTTCAAATGTTCGAAAGACGTTGGTGTGTAGGTCATAAATCCCAGTGTATATCCTCCAGGCTgataaataacctgaaaaaagaACATGGAATCTAAAAATGTGGTACTGAATTATTCGATCTCTTGCTTTCTACTTCACATCCTTTACTTGTTCTGTTCAAGACTCTTAAGTTGGCTGCTCATAAAGCAGCCAAATTGAAAGTCTTAAACAGAACAATTTGGTGTAACTGGGATATTTTTGCAAAGCCTTAAATAGCACAAAGATAATATAATGCATAGGACAGTGTAAGATGAGGAAAAAATGATTCTTTACTACACACGTTACAAAGAGATTTCTactcataattttcaaaaataaaaaattaaagtaaaaagatTACAATTAACATGGACCTAAATCTAATAGATTagtatatgtactatataattATGACCAGATCAATATTACTTACTTGTGGCATAGGTGAAATAGCTGGCACTGGTCTTCTTACAATTGGGGTTGTAATGGGTTCAGTTGTATTGCTTGCTGATGACTGAATGGCATTAGCAGGACGTATAACTGCACGAGACATTCTTGATATGGGACCAAAACGACTGACAAGAGGTGGGTCAAAAGGTATGAAATCATCTTTTCCCTGACCTTCTTCTTTCACTGTAACATTAGTACGATAACCAGTGGCTGGGTCATGACCTTTCACAGCAGACTTTGGAGCAATATAAAAATTTGCCCCTGAAGTCCATATACTATATGTGGATGTGTATTCCGGTGTCTTACTTGGTTCTTCCCCATTTGCAATTTGAGTCTCTACATTATGAGTCTCCTCTTTCCCAACAATTGTCTCAAGCTGATTTAAAATGGCTTCCTTTCGTTGGTTCAACTCTTCTATGGATTTGGATGCTAAGGACACTGCCATTGGCATAGTTGCTGTGGTGGTTGTTGAGCTTGAAGGTGTAGGGTTTGCATCAGGCCATGATGATACTACAGGACGAGGACCAGCACTGGGCTGCTTAGCATTAGGCACAGGGATGCAAAACTCACCAGCATGCCCATGAACATTATAAACTGGTGCTGTATTCAGAAGCATGGTTGGATTAGCACCATACATGTCTGGCACAATTGCTGTGGCTTGATTAGGAAAAACTGTAGCAGTGGCAGATGCAACAAcagctgctgctgcagctgctgccTGTAGTGGAGAAGGAACAGGAGCTGTTTGAGCAAATACAGGGGGCTGTCCAGGAAATGAGCCATAATTATAATCAGCTATTGAATGATTAAAAATTGGAGTTGGGGCTAGAGCTTGCTGCACAATAGCTGGGGTAGGGGTTCCAGCAGAAAGTACTGCCATTGGCTGTGTTCGAGCTGGAATGTGCATAAACTTGTGGGGATCAAAAGGTGTATTTGATGCCGGGATAGCACCTGCCTGAATTAGGTCCTCCACAACAACAGTTTTTTGCTGAGCAACAGCAGTAGCTGGAGAGCAATCACCATTTTTAGCTGGTATGGAAGTTTCAACAGCCCCCTGTGGATAAGAGCCCTGCTGGGATGGTGTGGTATGCTGAATCTGCTGATGGTTTGCCTGCTGAACAGATGGTTGAGCAGCTTTGATGGCAGGAGTTGCCGATGGCTGAGGAATGCTCTTCCCGTGCTTGCGGCTTCTGTTCCTATGTTTCTCCAATTCTTCTTCCGAGTGTGCAAATGTACAGTTGTTACCCCGAGGGCATCCTCCTCTCTGAGTTAAATCTCTACACATGCTAGTTTTATATTTCGCATTATGTGGATGATGAGCATCTGGCATCTTACGATTACcgtggtgttgaataaaatttaCAAGTCCTGTGACAACAGCCCTCACTGCTTCCATTGCAGCTGCACAGGGTTCCCAAGCTGGTGGTGGAGCATCAGGAGACGGATCCAATGCTGCGAGTAATTCTAAGTGGGGTCTTTGAGACGAAAGCTGTCCTGGATCACCTGTTCTTTGAAGAGCAATTACTAGTTcctgaaattatacaaaactacATGATTACCACAGAAGATATTCCTTGATATAAATGatgctgtacagtacataaaagtaaagtaaagcagagaaagcaagaaaaaattaattatgaagtTGACCTTCTATAGACTGATAATGCCTAAAGAACAACTCCCATACACACAACTATAATTTTGTAAACAACTAAATtcttaaaattcatgaaaaactcaagagtaaaactatttttaaaaactgaacttGTCAAACAGTGCGCTTAATCATTAATAAATACTGCAAAACACTTCAAGTCACACAGTGTATTCCAATATTCAGTGCCAAAAATCAATCATTAACAAATTCTGTAAAATACTTCCTTCTTAAGCCAAACTGTGTAATACCGTGCAATAATTATTACCTTAATAATATTGTACTTCACATACATGGTTTTCAATACAATGTTAAAAGTCATCacaaaattactgtactgtacttgcaaTCTTCCACTGGAAAAGGGTTTctggtcaaaggccaagcattggaacCCCCACAATCCAGttgaaatttgcaagtttggTTACTCCATGCAAAAATTTTATTccaaacatttaatttatttatttagtccaTGAAAATTCATACTACAGTACACAAACAGCATGGTAGCCTAACCtttataaagtattaaaaaaaattcagaataaagCCGCTTCGTAAGACAAAAACCCTTGAATGAACTAACTTGTAAAAGCAGAAGAAACATACCTGAACTGACTGTCCAAATGACTGAGGGGTCTGAAGTTTATCAATTATGGATtgcatatgtgatttatgtgcaGTGTCACCATATAAAAGAGAAGACCACTGATCAGGGGCTATTCTTAAACCAGCTTCGGTAGCAATTTGTACAATCTGAGCATCATGTTCACGCCTCAGAGCCTCATATGTTCGAAACTCTTCTTTCAACTGCATTAGTGATGAGTCTCCTTCCCTTTTGGAGACCTgcacacaaaacaaacagaaaattatcCCTAAAATATCTGCTACATCactaaaaatctttaaataactCAACCAAACTGCTGAACCCAAAACACTTATTCTcgactgaaaaaaatacatttgaataaaCAAGTCCATCTTCCTCATCATCACCACCAATACCATATGATGCaaagagcctctgtgaaattccaccaatcacggctttcctgtgctttatccaCAAATCTCCTCTGATCTCCAACCTTCCTTCTCATAGTTACAATCCAAGTACGTCTGGGTGTTCCGACTATTTAGGAGCTCACAGGATCCAAGCTGACTCTCAAgaggttgtgcgaaggacatgtccaagccatctccatctcatcTACAAATGGAACTTCCTTAACTTcccttttcttagcaacattcacttcagggtgtgacatcCCTGCCTgcacgagttagggtagaagagactctttagccttggcggGTAACTCTTTTAGAAGGACACTaagaaatcaaaccagtgggtagatgGGACTCTTTAGTCTTGGTTGGCAACCATTCTAAAAGAAAGCTCCTCTGAATAcaaaaccttgttctccaaccttggactgtgctaTAACCATTGTGCCAAGGTCCTCCATGGcctgggtttgagttcccttgcctgagggcacaatcaggcatttatcctctttttgttcactttcctgttttttcaaaGAGTCTGTAAGACACGCTGATAAGAAAGCAAAAGTGGCTTGGTGGagtatcaggaaagtgccttcgtctttacctaatcttttccttctgagtgtcTTATTTATAAacccatcctgactgtcctccctccgtcgttgtggcaaacctggcagatttcttttgccttacaaggtgtgccggccccacctggtcgaccagttgcttccggtgGTTTTTTTCAATGACGTATGGTGGAGTTTACTTGTACTCtctacagaatttttgtaaataatgtaaatactgttgaagatggtattgttgtttatcgttgtgtttatttttacaatgttactgttgttacgaatctatttattagttttgacactgattttatgttgttaattttaattcttctgggagacattgagctgaaccctgggcctgctactcactacagtaaaaaaaattgcaaagtacttcactcaaatattcggggcttaaggtcaaattttctcgatctccagagttgtgcccataactacgatttgatgtttttagcCGAGACTCTtataagtagtaacaagtcaaaggctgagtttttaatcccagagtttgatggccctgattttatttatcgtcataacatcccacatgcgcaaggtatggctgtatacactaagtctggaCAACTTATTTATCGTCAGAataatttggagtgtagttgcatgaagttctttgtcttaaaattttcagtaagttctacaatgtttacgtatttgctgtttaccgcattCTAAAACTGACGATTCTATATAagaaggattagtatggctcagtgaTAGGATTCAAAaggttcattcattatttgtggagactgtaatacAAAGCACAGtcagtggctaaattcaaattccacagatcaacatggccagtctgctcttgagttttgTGTATCCTCTGATTCTGTCCAGCTAACTGACGAACCCACACACatttcatattcacagatgttccagctattgtgaagtccaaggtccaTGAATATATAGGCATTTCTAATCATTacgccactgagatggacatatctgtcaatcagtatattcctaatgccaccactggaaaaagTCTGCCTGAAATCCAGAGCTGATTGTAATCGCactattgaagcttgtcagacacttaatatttcagttgctatattaTACCTTGATCccaaaaagaagttaaatgaaatgctgagggCTATTCTAATAAGATATGTCcccagaaaggtcatcaaatttaggacacaTGACCAGCCATGGtctgatgatacatgtagacgagcctaccatgacaaaaagaccaaattcaacacatggagacaaaatttttcatatgaaaattacatCACTTTTGTTGTCTCGTTGTGCTGCAAGTAGAACTTgccatacagctgagagaaattaaaataattccttgaaaaggaaacttttttttgaatgataaaattacaGATTTCCCAccacatcctccccttcaggtggacagaactttgctgaatgagcctgaagctttaactattctaggtgtaacttttgactcatatctaacttttaagaaacatctgaaagtttcagcaaatgacgCACAAAAGTTAGGCAtggttcataaggcctcatatatttataacagtgataaaatcaatgcaacctgttttaggttatttagCCTTCCTTTAATGGAATAGTGTTCtcaggtgtggatgtctgcttctgccagagatttatctcttttcgatagagtggttcgtggtggtaggttttgctaacactagcagttatgacttcgaccatcgacagatggtctcatttgccactttttcataagttgtgcttcaacagagatctttc is part of the Macrobrachium rosenbergii isolate ZJJX-2024 chromosome 41, ASM4041242v1, whole genome shotgun sequence genome and encodes:
- the LOC136826985 gene encoding roquin-1-like, with the protein product MPIQAPQWTEFLSCPICCHEFDGGQRGPVSLGCGHTVCRACLAKLQRNQCPYDQTVMRLELDQLPVNGALLSLVGAGTTVEEGDSAPPPPVPPSHARNYFMAVKCIKDLALFLKPFSGSGSNGSTSLLSRPMQRKLVTLINCQLVEDEGRARAVRAARSLGERTVTELILQHQNHQQLSANLWAAVRARGCQFLGPAMQEEVLKLVLLALEDGSALSRKVLVMFVVQRLEPHFPQASKTSIGHVVQLLYRASCFKVSKREGDSSLMQLKEEFRTYEALRREHDAQIVQIATEAGLRIAPDQWSSLLYGDTAHKSHMQSIIDKLQTPQSFGQSVQELVIALQRTGDPGQLSSQRPHLELLAALDPSPDAPPPAWEPCAAAMEAVRAVVTGLVNFIQHHGNRKMPDAHHPHNAKYKTSMCRDLTQRGGCPRGNNCTFAHSEEELEKHRNRSRKHGKSIPQPSATPAIKAAQPSVQQANHQQIQHTTPSQQGSYPQGAVETSIPAKNGDCSPATAVAQQKTVVVEDLIQAGAIPASNTPFDPHKFMHIPARTQPMAVLSAGTPTPAIVQQALAPTPIFNHSIADYNYGSFPGQPPVFAQTAPVPSPLQAAAAAAAVVASATATVFPNQATAIVPDMYGANPTMLLNTAPVYNVHGHAGEFCIPVPNAKQPSAGPRPVVSSWPDANPTPSSSTTTTATMPMAVSLASKSIEELNQRKEAILNQLETIVGKEETHNVETQIANGEEPSKTPEYTSTYSIWTSGANFYIAPKSAVKGHDPATGYRTNVTVKEEGQGKDDFIPFDPPLVSRFGPISRMSRAVIRPANAIQSSASNTTEPITTPIVRRPVPAISPMPQVIYQPGGYTLGFMTYTPTSFEHLNTVGHGIVDPPHLRMSQLEPSGIRPSDPLTHSYDEACHASQEEIMRQQFNMIREGVDTIVLEGEEVAEYEMRLKKELSLVMNDIEVKRKEIEAEQSIQDEGEKEIGEHEKNWEFVFEESDKE